One Misgurnus anguillicaudatus chromosome 22, ASM2758022v2, whole genome shotgun sequence DNA segment encodes these proteins:
- the pebp1 gene encoding phosphatidylethanolamine-binding protein 1, translated as MPVDINEWTGSLALTEVEEKPGKPLIVKYGSLEIDALGKVLTPTQVQNRPTSVEWEGCDPSKLYTLALTDPDAPSRKDPKFREWHHFLVVNMKGNDISSGCVMSDYVGSGPPKGTGLHRYVWLVYEQSGSISCTEAVLTNRSGDHRGKFKIQNFRKKYSLGAPVAGSCYQAEWDDYVPKLYEQLSGK; from the exons ATGCCTGTGGATATCAATGAATGGACGGGTTCTTTAGCACTTACAGAGGTGGAGGAAAAACCAGGCAAGCCTCTAATTGTCAAATATGGCTCTCTGGAGATTGACGCTCTGGGGAAAGTACTCACTCCCACTCAG GTGCAGAACCGCCCCACATCCGTTGAGTGGGAGGGATGTGACCCCAGTAAGCTGTACACCTTGGCCCTGACCGATCCAGATGCACCCAGCCGAAAAGACCCTAAATTTCG GGAGTGGCACCACTTCCTTGTCGTCAACATGAAAGGAAACGACATCTCCAGTGGATGTGTTATGTCTGACTATGTTGGTTCAGGACCACCAAAGGGAACAG GTCTCCATCGATACGTATGGCTGGTTTACGAACAGTCAGGCAGCATTAGCTGTACTGAAGCGGTCCTTACCAATCGGTCTGGGGACCACCGTGGAAAATTCAAGATACAGAATTTCCGGAAGAAGTACAGCCTCGGCGCTCCAGTCGCAGGGTCTTGCTATCAAGCAGAGTGGGACGACTACGTGCCCAAACTTTATGAACAGCTGTCTGGCAAATAG
- the taok3a gene encoding serine/threonine-protein kinase TAO3 isoform X2, with the protein MFSRVVNFANMFGLRSSGGSYEKLNEQFDLDAPFFQVTRQIHEHEQENELREQMSGYKRMRRQHQKQLIALENKLKAEMDEHRLKLQKELETHANNAFIELEKLAKKHAIQTDKEMKTLAADEKKFQQQIMAQQKKELTTFLDTQKKQYKLCKEKIKEEMSEDHSTPKKEKQERLSKHKENIQHSQAEEEAQLLGQQRSFYDRNCRAFKRKIMIKRHEFEQEQLREELNKKKTQKEMEHAMLIRQDESTQELEHRQLRTLQKLRMDLIRLQHQTELENQIEYNNRRERELHRKHVLELRQQPKNLKAMELQIKKQFQDTCKVQTKQYKALRHHQLEVTPKSEHKTVLKALKDEQTRKLAILAEQYEQSINEMMASQALRLDEAQEAECQALRQQLQQEMELLNAYQSKIKIQTEAQHEREQQKLEQKVSLRRAHLEQKIEEELASLQKERTDRIKYLLDRQEREIDAFDMESLRMGFNNLGALDYPKDDYR; encoded by the exons ATGTTCTCACGGGTGGTTAACTTCGCCAACATGTTTGGCTTGAGGAGTTCAGGTGGAAGTTACGAGAAACTCAACGAACAGTTTGATTTGGACGCGCCTTTTTTCCAG GTGACACGTCAGATCCACGAGCATGAGCAGGAAAATGAACTGCGGGAGCAGATGTCGGGATACAAACGCATGCGGCGGCAGCACCAAAAGCAGCTCATCGCTTTGGAGAACAAGCTGAAAGCAGAGATGGACGAGCACCGACTGAAGCTCCAGAAAGAGCTGGAGACCCACGCCAACAATGCCTTCATCGAACTGGAGAAACTGGCCAAGAAACACGCCATCCAGACGGACAAAGAA ATGAAAACGCTGGCAGCCGATGAGAAGAAGTTTCAGCAGCAGATCATGGCCCAGCAGAAGAAAGAGCTCACCACCTTCCTGGATACCCAAAAGAAACAGTACAAACTGTGCAAGGAGAAGATTAAAGAG gaAATGAGTGAAGACCACAGCACGCCTAAGAAAGAGAAACAGGAAAGACTGTCCAAGCACAAGGAGAACATCCAGCACTCTCAGGCCGAAGAAGAGGCTCAGCTCCTGGGTCAGCAGAGGTCCTTCTATGACCGAAACTGCAGGGCCTTCAAACGCAAGATCATGATCAAGAGGCACGAGTTCGAGCAGGAGCAGTTAAGAGAG GAGTTAAATAAGAAGAAAACTCAGAAGGAAATGGAGCATGCCATGTTGATCAGACAGGACGAGTCGACTCAAGAGCTCGAGCATCGACAGCTGAGGACTCTACAGAAACTCCGTATGGACCTGATCCGACTGCAACACCAGACAGAGCTGGAGAACCAGATCGAGTACAACAACAGACGGGAGAGAGAACTGCACAGGAAACACGTGCTCGAACTTCGGCAACAGCCCAAGAACCTCAAG GCTATGGAACTCCAAATAAAGAAGCAGTTTCAGGACACATGTAAGGTCCAGACGAAACAATACAAGGCCCTGAGGCATCATCAGCTTGAGGTGACCCCCAAAAGTGAACACAAGACTGTCCTGAAGGCCCTGAAGGACGAGCAGACGCGCAAACTGGCCATACTGGCCGAGCAGTATGAACAGAGCATCAATGAGATGATGGCTTCACAGgcg CTGCGTCTGGATGAAGCTCAGGAGGCCGAGTGCCAAGCTCTGAGACAACAGCTGCAGCAGGAGATGGAGTTACTCAACGCCTACCAGAGTAAGATCAAGATCCAGACCGAGGCCCAGCACGAGCGTGAGCAGCAGAAACTGGAGCAGAAAGTCTCGCTGCGTCGAGCACATCTTGAGCAAAAG ATTGAGGAGGAGCTGGCTTCTCTTCAGAAGGAGCGCACTGACAGAATCAAATACCTGCTGGACCGTCAGGAGCGAGAAATCGACGCCTTTGATATGGAAAGCCTCCGTATGGGTTTCAATAACTTGGGTGCTTTGGACTACCCTAAAGACGACTACAGATGA